Part of the Sulfobacillus acidophilus DSM 10332 genome, GTGCCGGATTTGGCCGCTGCGGACATTGTCCTAGGGCCTGTCGGGATCCGGGCCCAAACCGTCGATGGAGCGGGCCGCTTGAGCGATGACTTGCCGTGTACATTGTGGACAATGTAGGGCGCTCCGTAGCGAGCTTATCAAGGGCTGGTCGAATGTACTGTGGTACCGAGTCGCATTACCATTCCCCGAGAAGTTAACGACACGAATACCGTTCCCCACGGAAAGCCCGATCGGGCTTGAGCCGATCCTTGAGGTTCTATAACTACCACCGACTGCATCAATCTTTCGGCTACACGCGACCCCGGCATGGGATACGCCCCTCCCGTCCCTCGGTGGGAGGGAGGCCCGGTGTTTAAACCCGCACAGCCAGCCCTGCGGGCCGGGCCTCCGGTTTGCCGACGGGCTAACAACGGCCCGCGCCAAACTGGCGGGTCATGGTTTTGATGATCCCCAATGGAAGGAGGCCCATCTCACCCCGTGGGGGTCAAAAATCTGTCTTGATAAGGGTGTCTACCTTATTGGGTTAGCCAAACGACTTGACGGCACGGGTGCCTAAACGGCTCAAAAATCCATGTAACCATCATCCTTATCGCCGTCGTTGACATTCGCCGTTATGGACTTCTTGGTAGTATCGCCGGTTTTTTTGTGAGGATGGGGACACAGGCACACAAATTGGAACATATTACCAAGTTGTGGAATAGGATGCGGTAGACACGCGGAAGGGAGGTATCTTCATCGATATGGATTCCGTTAGCGAAACCGTTCTGTATGTTGCGACAACCGGTAATGACCAAAATGCCGGGACTTCGCCCTCAGCTCCGTTTTTAACCATTCAACATGCGGTCAACGTGGCGGTGCAAACGTATTTACCCTTGGGACCGGTGGTGATTAATATTGCCCCCGGGACTTATGCCGAACAAGTCACCGTTTCCTACGCATCTCCCTACGCTTTGACGTTAGTGGGCAGTGCTGATCCCGCCACACCGACCGTGATTCAGCCGACGACCTTAACAGCTAATCTGACGGAGGAGAACACCGGGTATTTTTTTGATGACAACGTGGGACAAACGGCCGCCATTGTCGGCATTCAAGATACACAGGGACCGGTAACCGTGGAGTATTTGACGGTTTCTGGGGCGTCCTTAACCCCGGCGGGGTTAGCCACGGGTCAATGGTCAGGGATTGCTTATATTAACAGTTCCGGCACGGTTTCTCACAATCAGGTCAAATCCATTGAGGTCTCTGCCATTATCGGGCAGGCGTCCGTCCACGGGATGGAAATGAAGACGACGGCCGGCACCCATTCCCTCGAGATTACCCATAACTATCTGGCGCAATACGCCGGCCATGTGGCGATTGATTTGATGGCAGGAGGCTTAACGTCCGGGGTGTTAACCGCGACGGTTACGGATAATATCATCATCGGTGACCCGGCCGACACCTTAACGCCGGTAGCGCAATTCGGGATTGCGGCCGGTGGGCTAAGTGGCTTAGTCGTTCGCCGCAATAATATTGCGCACTTTTCGTCCCCTTGGAATGTGTCGGGTATCTGGTTAGACCCCCTCAACCCCGAGGCAACCTGGACGATAGCATATAATTCCCTTGTGGCCAACGATAACGGGATTTCGATCCATGGGGCATCGGGCGGCGTTATTGCGCATAATAGCATTTTAGCCGGTGCGGCGGGGATTGAAATGGGCCCACAATTTAACGTCCCATCGGGACAAATTCCGGCGTCAAGTTCGAACAGTCTGATTCAGGGCAATACGATCGCGGGGTCACCTACCGTAGCCACCACCCAGGTGACAATTAACGGGACCACGGTCGAATCGGCCATTACCGGGCAACCGGTAGACGGGATCCTCGTATGGGATGGGCAGCAAAATCGGTTTATCGGCAACCATGTGTCGGGGTTCGTAAACGATGCATACATGGGAGAGGACCCGGTGTTTTTAAATAATGCGGTCTCGTGGTCACCGGGAACCATGCCGTCGTACGACAACCAGGGCAATTCATTATCGTTTAACGCATGGGGACCCTTGGCAACGCCGGCGTCATCATCGGGCGTGACGGGCTACGCGGTAGTCAACGCCAACAACGCAACACCCTTTGTGGTCGATGCCTCCAATAACTGGTGGGGCAGCCCGTCGGGGCCGAGTAATATCGCCAATACGTTTAATCCTGCGACGCAGGGATTACCGGTCTCGGCCGGTGTCAATTACACGCCTTGGCTCACGTTTGTGCCCGCTCTGGATTTAACCGAGGCAACCGGACAAACCCCCTTTTCGTCCATTGGTGCCGCGTTGTCCGAGGCCACGCCCGGAGCCTCTTTAAGCCTGGCGACCGGAACGTTTGTCGAAAATGTCACCGTTTCGATTTCCGGAGTAACCCTCGCGTCCCAGTCGTCCCTTGCCCCGGCGACGATTCAAGCGAGCCCGACGATGTCGATGCCCGCCACCATAAGCATTCAGGCTGACGACGTTACCATCCAATCGGTTACGGTGGAAGCTCCGAGTAGTGGATATGGTGTGTGGGTGGGAAGTGATCCCGCAAGCCCGATTTTGGGGGCCCAACTATTGGGGTGCCACATCATCGGTGGTGCCATCGGGATCCTATTTACGGCCGAAACGGAAGGGTCGGTCATCGGGGTGACCGTGGAACAGTTTGCGCGCTACGGCATTTCTTTGGGGAATGAGACGTTGGGGGGGCAAGGAAGTCGGGTTGCCGTGCAAAATAGCGTCGTCACGGGTGCTAATAGTCCATCCGGGACACTTACAGGGGTCCGGTGGACCGACGGGGCCGCCGGTATTTTGTCCGATTCGGTGATTACCACGGTGGGGACCGGTGTTGTGATCGAGGATACGGCCGCCGTGACCCTCTCGCAAAACCAACTGCAATCCGTTCAAACCGGTATCGTAATAACCGCAACCACGGCCGGAAGCATCATGACCGATTTGGTCCTGACGAACAATTTGGTGGCGCCGACACCGTCAGTTTCCGGCGAAGTGGTTCGGGGAATTTGGGTATACCCCCAAGTGGCGGCTACAACGATGGCGGTCATTGCGAATGAAAACCTGCTGCAAGGAGTCCTCGACGCTTTTGCCCAAGGGGTGGTCATCGGGCAAACGGATGTCGCGGCCACCATCAGTTGGGCCGGGTCCGGCAATACCGTGACCGGATGGCGCACGGGACTGATGGTTTTGGGGGACCCTGCCGTGTTGACCTTTTCGTACAACAATATCGTGGACAACGTAACGGCGGCCAATAACGGCAGCGTATCGCCGATTGTGTTGTCCAACAACTGGTGGGGCGCGCCAAGTGCGCCAACGAACGTCAGCGGAAATCTGGTTGTTCAACCGGTGCTCACGGCACCCGTGGCATCAGCGTCGTGAGGAATTTTGCACGGGCTGGCTTTTTCCAACCAGCCCGTTTTTGGCGTGTTCAAAGACCCTCGGTGGGACGGGCAGGGAATTCTTCGTGCACCGATAACGACCATTCCGCAGGTTATCAAAGTCTTGAACGGTTCAACCATTGAGGCGAGGCTTTATACCCGTGCTGCTTATAGCAATAACGGAAGAGGGACGGAGAAATTGACACGGTTGTTACGACAAACGCTCGCTCTCCTTTCGCTAAAGAAATTCTTCAGAACCCCTACCCATCTTGGTCCGTGAATGCGGTTATGGCTTGGACCAATTCTTGCATGGGCCTCAACCAGTTCGATTCCATGGTGATCTCCAGCGTGTTACAGTCTTGCGTCTCAAATGCTTGGATCATGGCTTGGTGTTCGAGAACGGATGTGTGTCCCGGTAATGCATGAGAAAAAAATCGGTATTTTAATCGCCGGATGTGCAT contains:
- a CDS encoding protein of unknown function DUF1565 (InterPro IPR011459:IPR006626~KEGG: ddi:DDB_G0295727 hypothetical protein~PFAM: Protein of unknown function DUF1565~SPTR: Hemagglutinin-related protein), coding for MDSVSETVLYVATTGNDQNAGTSPSAPFLTIQHAVNVAVQTYLPLGPVVINIAPGTYAEQVTVSYASPYALTLVGSADPATPTVIQPTTLTANLTEENTGYFFDDNVGQTAAIVGIQDTQGPVTVEYLTVSGASLTPAGLATGQWSGIAYINSSGTVSHNQVKSIEVSAIIGQASVHGMEMKTTAGTHSLEITHNYLAQYAGHVAIDLMAGGLTSGVLTATVTDNIIIGDPADTLTPVAQFGIAAGGLSGLVVRRNNIAHFSSPWNVSGIWLDPLNPEATWTIAYNSLVANDNGISIHGASGGVIAHNSILAGAAGIEMGPQFNVPSGQIPASSSNSLIQGNTIAGSPTVATTQVTINGTTVESAITGQPVDGILVWDGQQNRFIGNHVSGFVNDAYMGEDPVFLNNAVSWSPGTMPSYDNQGNSLSFNAWGPLATPASSSGVTGYAVVNANNATPFVVDASNNWWGSPSGPSNIANTFNPATQGLPVSAGVNYTPWLTFVPALDLTEATGQTPFSSIGAALSEATPGASLSLATGTFVENVTVSISGVTLASQSSLAPATIQASPTMSMPATISIQADDVTIQSVTVEAPSSGYGVWVGSDPASPILGAQLLGCHIIGGAIGILFTAETEGSVIGVTVEQFARYGISLGNETLGGQGSRVAVQNSVVTGANSPSGTLTGVRWTDGAAGILSDSVITTVGTGVVIEDTAAVTLSQNQLQSVQTGIVITATTAGSIMTDLVLTNNLVAPTPSVSGEVVRGIWVYPQVAATTMAVIANENLLQGVLDAFAQGVVIGQTDVAATISWAGSGNTVTGWRTGLMVLGDPAVLTFSYNNIVDNVTAANNGSVSPIVLSNNWWGAPSAPTNVSGNLVVQPVLTAPVASAS